The Phytohabitans houttuyneae genome has a segment encoding these proteins:
- a CDS encoding glycosyltransferase family 4 protein, translating to MRILAVTNLWPTPGSFRGVFVAEQVEGLRKLGHDVDVEVVAQSRGAKDYLLAAPRVRRRARSARYDLVHVHYGLTSLSSRLVGRVPRVLSLYGSDINEPWQARITRLTAGRPAARVYPSKRLVEAAGDPAGVVVPNGIDFDLFTPLRPDERAAARERLGFKPDDLVVLFGAAPDNAVKRYDIFTAVLAGLAERGLPVRELILPAPGQVRADVVPKFAAADLLLVTSRQGTESGPLIVKEAAAMGLPVVSADVGDASEVLAGVTPSAVVPFPDPASDRELVSALVAAAAEVLGSGARSDARSKIARYDQAAVVRELESVYTRVLSR from the coding sequence ATGCGCATCCTGGCCGTCACGAACCTGTGGCCGACGCCGGGCAGCTTCCGTGGCGTGTTCGTGGCCGAGCAGGTGGAGGGTCTCCGCAAGCTCGGCCACGACGTCGACGTGGAGGTGGTGGCGCAGTCCCGCGGCGCCAAGGACTACCTCCTGGCCGCCCCGCGGGTGCGCCGCCGCGCCCGGTCCGCCCGCTACGACCTGGTACACGTCCACTATGGACTGACGTCGCTCTCGTCCCGGCTCGTCGGCCGCGTGCCCCGCGTGCTCTCGCTCTACGGCAGCGACATCAACGAGCCGTGGCAGGCCCGCATCACCCGCCTCACCGCCGGCCGCCCGGCCGCCCGCGTGTACCCCTCGAAGCGCCTCGTGGAGGCGGCGGGTGACCCGGCTGGCGTGGTCGTGCCGAACGGCATCGACTTCGACCTCTTCACCCCGCTGCGGCCCGACGAGCGCGCCGCCGCCCGCGAGCGGCTCGGCTTCAAGCCCGACGACCTCGTCGTGCTCTTCGGCGCCGCCCCGGACAACGCGGTCAAGCGGTACGACATCTTCACCGCCGTCCTGGCCGGCCTGGCGGAACGCGGGCTGCCGGTCCGCGAGCTGATCCTGCCCGCGCCCGGCCAGGTCCGCGCCGACGTGGTCCCCAAGTTCGCCGCGGCCGACCTGCTTCTGGTCACCTCCCGCCAGGGCACGGAGAGCGGCCCCCTGATCGTCAAAGAGGCCGCCGCGATGGGCCTGCCGGTGGTCAGCGCCGACGTGGGCGACGCCAGCGAGGTGCTCGCCGGCGTGACCCCGTCCGCCGTGGTCCCGTTTCCCGACCCCGCCTCCGACCGTGAGCTGGTCTCCGCCCTGGTGGCGGCCGCGGCCGAGGTGCTCGGCTCCGGGGCGAGGAGCGACGCCCGTTCGAAGATCGCCCGCTACGACCAGGCCGCTGTCGTCCGCGAGCTCGAGTCCGTCTACACGAGGGTCCTGTCCCGCTGA
- a CDS encoding FKBP-type peptidyl-prolyl cis-trans isomerase, giving the protein MAEQRTAKQERRAAAKAAAARAAQVKKRNQALAGAGAGLAVIAVLVTVFFVVRDGGDGEDVGSPALTTTASVAPSPSAAAAPACAGQPAPTPQEVAGFPPVPAGADPALKTRPQVEPGSGTVDKLVVTPIIKGKGAATKAGQNITVNYVGACYATGEVFDASWNRSEAFPFPLGSGNVIPGWDQGLVGVTVGSRVQLDIPADLAYGDNPQGGQPGGPLRFVVDVLAAK; this is encoded by the coding sequence GTGGCGGAGCAGAGGACGGCCAAGCAGGAGCGGCGGGCGGCTGCCAAAGCGGCCGCGGCGCGCGCGGCCCAGGTGAAGAAGCGCAACCAGGCGCTCGCGGGCGCCGGTGCGGGTCTCGCCGTCATCGCGGTCCTGGTCACGGTCTTCTTCGTCGTGCGCGACGGCGGCGACGGCGAAGACGTCGGCTCGCCGGCCCTCACCACCACCGCCAGCGTCGCCCCCAGCCCCAGCGCGGCGGCCGCGCCCGCGTGCGCGGGGCAGCCGGCACCCACGCCGCAGGAGGTCGCGGGCTTCCCGCCGGTGCCCGCGGGCGCCGACCCGGCGCTCAAGACCCGGCCGCAGGTCGAGCCGGGCAGCGGCACGGTCGACAAGCTCGTCGTCACCCCGATCATCAAGGGCAAGGGCGCGGCGACCAAGGCGGGGCAGAACATCACGGTCAACTACGTCGGCGCCTGCTACGCCACCGGCGAGGTCTTCGACGCCTCGTGGAACCGTTCGGAGGCGTTCCCCTTCCCGCTCGGCTCGGGCAACGTCATCCCCGGCTGGGACCAGGGCCTGGTCGGCGTGACCGTGGGCAGCCGCGTCCAGCTGGACATCCCGGCCGACCTGGCGTACGGCGACAACCCGCAGGGCGGCCAGCCGGGCGGCCCGCTGCGCTTCGTCGTGGACGTGCTCGCGGCGAAGTAG
- a CDS encoding cholesterol oxidase substrate-binding domain-containing protein → MAELTRRDLLRASAAAAGVAWFPTGVLRDDPPPGFPAGVDVHREVYENWAGEIRVASLWTCVPRTPGEVVTVVNWAHGAGWKVRPRGYRHGWAPLTVTEATAPADQVLLVDTTRHLTAMSVEPGPVVRVQAGASMDDLYAFLEAGGLGVTNTPAPGDLSVGGVLAINGHGTSVPAAGETLAPGHTYGTLSNLILSLTAVVWDPSAGRYVLNTFNRTDPEGPALLTHVGRAFITEAVLRVGADHNLRCVSHVDVPVSELFGPPGTPGRTYARYVDQGGRVEAIWFTNTTKPWVKVWSVSPQRPLTSRPVVAPYNYPFSDNVPEAVSDLAERLLAGEWALTPTFGQLQYTVAATGLTATLATDLWGRSKNLLLYVKPTTLRETANGYAVHTSRASIQRVVHEFAVYHERSVAAYQARGLYPVTGQVEIRVGGVDRAADCGVPGAAPPALSAARPRADHPDWDVVVWFDVLTFPTAPGAHAFYREMEQFFFANYQGYAAARAEWSKGWGYTSDAAWADVPFVTGTVPDSYRQGPDPTWDAAVGVLDALDPHRVFTNPFLDRLLA, encoded by the coding sequence ATGGCCGAACTGACCCGTCGTGACCTGCTCCGTGCGTCAGCCGCCGCGGCCGGCGTCGCCTGGTTCCCCACCGGCGTGCTCCGCGACGACCCGCCACCGGGCTTTCCGGCCGGTGTCGACGTGCACCGCGAGGTGTACGAGAACTGGGCCGGCGAGATCCGCGTCGCCAGCCTGTGGACCTGCGTCCCGCGTACGCCCGGCGAGGTCGTCACCGTCGTCAACTGGGCGCACGGCGCCGGCTGGAAGGTGCGGCCGCGCGGGTACCGGCACGGCTGGGCACCGCTGACCGTCACCGAGGCGACCGCCCCCGCCGACCAAGTGCTGCTCGTCGACACCACCCGCCACCTCACCGCGATGTCGGTGGAGCCCGGCCCGGTGGTGCGCGTGCAGGCCGGCGCGTCGATGGACGACCTGTACGCCTTCCTGGAAGCCGGTGGCCTCGGCGTCACCAACACACCCGCGCCGGGCGACCTCAGCGTCGGCGGCGTGCTCGCCATCAACGGCCACGGCACGTCGGTGCCCGCCGCCGGCGAGACGCTCGCTCCCGGCCACACGTACGGCACGCTCAGCAACCTGATCCTGTCGCTCACGGCCGTCGTCTGGGACCCATCAGCCGGCCGCTATGTGTTGAACACGTTCAACCGCACCGACCCCGAGGGTCCGGCGCTGCTCACCCATGTCGGCAGGGCGTTCATCACCGAGGCGGTGCTGCGGGTGGGGGCCGACCACAACCTGCGCTGCGTGTCCCATGTGGACGTACCGGTGAGCGAGCTCTTCGGGCCGCCCGGCACGCCCGGCCGCACGTACGCCCGCTACGTCGACCAGGGCGGCCGGGTGGAGGCGATCTGGTTCACCAACACCACCAAACCCTGGGTGAAGGTGTGGAGCGTCAGCCCGCAGCGGCCGCTCACCTCCCGCCCGGTCGTCGCGCCCTACAACTACCCGTTCTCCGACAACGTGCCCGAGGCGGTGTCGGACCTCGCCGAGCGGCTGCTCGCGGGGGAGTGGGCGCTCACACCCACGTTCGGCCAGCTGCAGTACACGGTGGCGGCCACCGGCCTGACCGCCACGCTCGCCACCGACCTGTGGGGCCGATCGAAGAACCTGCTGCTGTACGTCAAGCCGACAACGCTGCGGGAGACGGCGAACGGGTACGCCGTGCACACGAGCCGCGCCTCGATCCAGCGGGTGGTACACGAGTTCGCCGTGTACCACGAGCGTTCGGTGGCGGCGTACCAGGCGCGCGGGCTCTACCCGGTCACCGGCCAGGTGGAGATCCGGGTCGGCGGCGTGGACCGGGCCGCCGACTGCGGTGTGCCCGGCGCGGCGCCACCGGCGCTGTCCGCCGCCCGGCCGCGCGCCGACCACCCGGACTGGGACGTGGTGGTGTGGTTCGACGTGCTGACGTTCCCGACCGCGCCCGGCGCGCACGCCTTCTACCGCGAGATGGAGCAGTTCTTCTTCGCCAACTACCAGGGGTACGCGGCAGCGCGTGCCGAGTGGTCGAAAGGCTGGGGGTACACGAGCGACGCGGCGTGGGCGGACGTCCCGTTCGTCACCGGCACCGTGCCGGACTCGTACCGCCAAGGCCCCGACCCCACGTGGGACGCCGCGGTCGGCGTGCTCGACGCGCTCGACCCGCACCGGGTGTTCACCAACCCGTTCCTCGACCGCCTGCTGGCGTGA
- a CDS encoding VOC family protein, which translates to MFLSLVTLIVRDYDEAIAFFVDLLGFELAEDSPSQTNDGRPKRWVVVRPPGAQTGLLLARADGPDQEAAVGAQMAGRVGFFLRVDDFDAVYDRLVAAGTTFVRQPTDQPRFGGSRACRRTGRDRSG; encoded by the coding sequence GTGTTCCTCTCACTGGTGACGCTCATCGTCCGCGACTACGACGAGGCGATCGCGTTCTTCGTCGACCTGCTCGGCTTCGAGTTAGCGGAGGACTCCCCGTCGCAGACCAACGACGGCCGCCCCAAGCGCTGGGTCGTGGTCCGCCCGCCGGGCGCGCAGACGGGCCTGCTGCTGGCCCGCGCCGACGGCCCCGACCAGGAAGCGGCCGTGGGCGCGCAGATGGCCGGGCGCGTCGGCTTCTTCCTGCGGGTGGACGACTTCGACGCGGTGTACGACCGGCTGGTGGCGGCGGGCACGACCTTCGTGCGCCAGCCGACCGACCAACCTAGGTTTGGTGGGTCGCGGGCGTGCCGTCGGACGGGTCGCGACCGGTCAGGCTAG
- a CDS encoding TIGR03619 family F420-dependent LLM class oxidoreductase, protein MEFGVGIFPTYDGMKPGDVARFVEERGQDALYFAEHTHIPATETDRAPGKPLPSKYWKTYDLFVALTAAAAATTRLRVASGICLVIERDPITTAKEVASVDHLSGGRLEFGVGAGWNRTEMLHHGTDPRVRMRVLRERVEAMKTIWTNDEASYSGRYVNFERIWSWPKPAQRPHPPILVGGSGPTVLDRVLTFGDAWFPNYWPGVYDRIAELRARADRPVEVQMMSVPADPKIFERLREAGVRRVAQWLPSGPRWRVEQALETWERAIAEYHPE, encoded by the coding sequence ATGGAGTTCGGAGTTGGCATCTTCCCCACGTACGACGGCATGAAGCCGGGTGACGTGGCCCGGTTCGTCGAGGAGCGCGGCCAGGACGCGCTGTACTTCGCCGAGCACACCCACATCCCCGCCACGGAGACCGACCGCGCGCCCGGCAAGCCGCTGCCGTCGAAGTACTGGAAAACGTACGACCTGTTCGTCGCGCTCACCGCCGCCGCGGCGGCGACCACGCGGCTGCGCGTGGCCAGCGGCATCTGCCTCGTCATCGAGCGCGACCCCATCACCACCGCCAAGGAGGTGGCGAGCGTCGACCACCTCTCCGGCGGGCGGCTCGAGTTTGGCGTGGGCGCCGGCTGGAACCGCACCGAGATGCTCCACCACGGCACCGACCCCCGCGTCCGCATGCGCGTGCTGCGCGAGCGGGTCGAGGCCATGAAGACAATCTGGACGAACGACGAGGCCAGCTACTCCGGCCGCTACGTCAACTTCGAGCGCATCTGGTCCTGGCCCAAGCCCGCCCAGCGGCCCCACCCGCCCATCCTCGTCGGCGGCAGCGGCCCGACGGTGCTCGACCGGGTCCTGACGTTCGGCGACGCGTGGTTCCCCAACTACTGGCCCGGCGTCTACGACCGCATCGCCGAACTGCGCGCGCGTGCCGACCGCCCCGTCGAGGTCCAGATGATGAGCGTCCCCGCCGACCCCAAGATCTTCGAACGCCTCCGCGAGGCCGGCGTCCGCCGCGTCGCCCAGTGGCTCCCCTCCGGCCCCCGGTGGCGGGTCGAGCAGGCCCTGGAAACGTGGGAGCGCGCGATCGCCGAGTACCACCCGGAGTGA